A portion of the Candidatus Pristimantibacillus lignocellulolyticus genome contains these proteins:
- a CDS encoding AraC family transcriptional regulator, whose amino-acid sequence MLKEIRTIYLDPELKIEAYRFKGIMQKFPTHFHEYYVIGYIEEGQRILICKGEKYIINPGDLLLFNPYDTHSCEQIDGKTLDYRCINVSSEVMENIMLEMNGIKNLPTFKQNVVIQSELVSTLKELHKKISRDVNDFKKEELFLYFMEVLIQAQSSISTKIPVSEAFDEIEKVCNYLEENYTKTITLNHLSDLAGWSKYHLLRSFTKKKGLSPYSYLETIRVNHAKKLLEQGLKPIEVSFVTGFSDQSHLTKLFKRQIGLTPKQYMRIYC is encoded by the coding sequence ATGTTAAAAGAAATCCGCACGATTTACCTTGATCCTGAGTTAAAAATAGAGGCGTATCGATTTAAAGGTATCATGCAAAAGTTTCCTACTCATTTTCATGAATATTATGTTATCGGATATATTGAAGAGGGGCAACGAATACTGATTTGTAAAGGTGAAAAATATATTATTAATCCTGGAGATTTATTATTGTTTAATCCTTATGATACGCATAGTTGTGAGCAAATAGATGGGAAAACTTTAGATTATAGATGTATAAATGTGAGCTCGGAAGTTATGGAAAATATTATGTTGGAAATGAACGGGATTAAAAATCTTCCAACCTTCAAACAAAATGTTGTAATCCAAAGTGAGCTTGTCTCGACTTTAAAGGAACTACATAAAAAAATCTCACGTGATGTGAATGACTTTAAGAAAGAAGAACTATTTCTATATTTTATGGAAGTATTGATTCAGGCACAATCTAGTATTTCAACTAAGATACCCGTGTCAGAAGCTTTCGATGAAATAGAAAAGGTGTGTAACTATTTAGAGGAGAATTATACAAAAACGATCACTCTAAATCATCTAAGCGATCTAGCAGGTTGGAGTAAGTATCATTTACTAAGATCCTTCACGAAAAAAAAGGGGTTATCACCTTACAGTTACTTGGAAACGATTCGTGTCAATCATGCTAAGAAACTTTTGGAACAAGGGTTGAAACCTATCGAAGTATCGTTTGTAACAGGATTTAGCGATCAGAGCCATTTAACAAAATTGTTCAAAAGACAAATTGGATTAACTCCGAAACAGTATATGAGAATTTATTGTTAA
- a CDS encoding LysE family transporter: protein MDNIIPFILMALMMSMLPGPDTLLIMKNTLMHGIKAGRYTILGMATGLSFWTIVVVLGLSVVIAQSVFLFNTIKYVGAAYLLYLGIRLFFSRNALPIHAVQADTTHSNQKFLTYKYRNSFLQGAVSNIFNPKTVLVYITFMPQFIDLNGDTNKQLFILGIILTLIAVGWFLTLVYLLDYMKKWLKNPKSLNVFQKTTGVMLLGFGVKTVL, encoded by the coding sequence ATAGATAATATAATTCCGTTTATTCTCATGGCACTTATGATGTCAATGTTGCCTGGCCCAGATACGTTACTTATTATGAAAAATACACTTATGCATGGAATAAAAGCTGGACGTTATACAATACTTGGGATGGCGACGGGGCTTTCTTTCTGGACAATTGTGGTCGTACTCGGATTGTCCGTTGTTATTGCTCAATCTGTTTTTCTATTCAATACCATTAAGTATGTGGGAGCTGCATATTTATTATATTTAGGAATAAGATTATTTTTTTCTCGCAATGCACTTCCAATTCATGCTGTTCAAGCGGATACTACTCATTCTAATCAGAAGTTCTTAACATACAAGTATAGAAACTCCTTTTTACAAGGAGCAGTGAGTAATATTTTCAACCCTAAAACCGTTTTGGTCTACATAACATTTATGCCGCAATTCATTGATCTTAATGGAGATACCAATAAACAACTATTTATATTAGGAATAATTCTAACGCTAATAGCAGTTGGTTGGTTTTTAACATTAGTTTACTTATTAGATTATATGAAAAAATGGCTTAAAAATCCTAAATCCCTCAATGTTTTTCAAAAAACTACTGGAGTAATGTTGCTTGGTTTTGGAGTTAAGACAGTCCTATGA
- a CDS encoding GNAT family N-acetyltransferase translates to MVTFQIMSQDQVNRLLDIDRSEYIDIIYEIRNGEMIAIPSEHECPTWTEEMMEGLQKRFEFEIANGGFAVGAFDENKLIGFGVLAYKFRGRDLNQLQVDLMYVTRNYRRQGIGTRIFNQLSEEAKRRGAKYLYISSTETRSAVSFYQSNGSYLATEIDEELYNLEPKDIHLIIELE, encoded by the coding sequence ATGGTAACTTTTCAAATAATGTCTCAAGACCAGGTCAACAGATTGCTTGATATCGATAGATCAGAATATATCGATATCATATATGAAATAAGAAACGGGGAAATGATTGCAATTCCATCAGAGCATGAATGCCCAACTTGGACTGAAGAAATGATGGAAGGATTACAAAAACGTTTTGAATTTGAAATAGCTAATGGTGGATTTGCTGTAGGTGCATTTGATGAAAATAAGTTAATTGGATTTGGAGTGCTAGCTTATAAATTCAGGGGAAGAGATTTGAATCAACTTCAAGTTGACTTAATGTACGTGACTAGAAATTATAGAAGGCAAGGAATTGGAACTAGAATCTTTAACCAACTAAGTGAAGAAGCAAAAAGAAGAGGCGCTAAATATCTTTATATATCTTCAACAGAAACAAGATCAGCAGTTTCGTTTTATCAAAGTAATGGGAGTTATTTAGCCACTGAAATAGATGAAGAACTGTATAATCTGGAACCTAAAGACATTCACTTGATTATTGAACTTGAATAG